A genomic segment from Pollutimonas thiosulfatoxidans encodes:
- a CDS encoding substrate-binding domain-containing protein, whose protein sequence is MKAITKKALGLLSAVSLVALTTTGALAQEKKTIAVSIPAATHGWTGGVVYHAEQAAKEIKAAFPNIDVVVKTSPSATAQVSALEDLAASRKLDALVILPFTSEELTGPVEQVKAAGTFIAVVDRGLTDPTIQDLYVAGDNIAVGANTAKWLADKLGNKGKIVVLRGIPTVIDDERIKGFTDVMSKTDIEILDIQYANWNQDEAFKLMQDYLAKYPHIDAVWANDDDMLLGVLEAMKQSGRKEIQYALGGNGMKDVIELVKAKNAITPISTPYPPSMIKSAIYMTAAQFTGQAPMRGNFKLDAPLITPENADQFYFPDSPF, encoded by the coding sequence ATGAAAGCGATAACCAAAAAGGCACTTGGCCTGCTGTCCGCAGTCAGCCTCGTGGCACTAACCACCACCGGTGCCTTGGCACAAGAGAAAAAAACCATAGCCGTGTCCATCCCCGCTGCGACGCACGGCTGGACCGGCGGCGTTGTGTATCACGCGGAACAGGCCGCCAAAGAAATCAAGGCGGCATTTCCGAATATCGACGTGGTGGTGAAGACGTCGCCTTCGGCAACGGCGCAGGTATCGGCGCTGGAAGACCTGGCGGCCAGCCGCAAGCTGGATGCGCTGGTCATTTTGCCTTTTACGTCGGAAGAACTGACAGGCCCTGTTGAACAGGTCAAGGCGGCCGGTACCTTTATTGCGGTGGTCGATCGCGGCCTGACCGACCCCACCATACAGGATCTATATGTCGCCGGCGACAATATCGCCGTGGGAGCCAACACGGCGAAGTGGCTGGCTGACAAGCTGGGCAACAAAGGCAAGATCGTCGTGTTGCGTGGCATCCCGACCGTCATTGACGATGAGCGGATCAAGGGATTCACCGATGTGATGTCCAAGACTGACATCGAGATCCTGGATATTCAGTATGCCAACTGGAACCAAGACGAGGCCTTCAAGCTGATGCAAGACTACCTGGCCAAGTATCCGCATATCGATGCGGTCTGGGCCAATGATGACGACATGCTGTTGGGCGTGCTTGAGGCGATGAAGCAATCTGGCCGCAAAGAGATCCAATATGCGCTGGGTGGTAACGGCATGAAAGACGTCATCGAGCTGGTAAAAGCCAAAAACGCCATCACGCCTATCTCGACGCCTTATCCGCCATCGATGATCAAATCGGCCATCTACATGACGGCGGCCCAGTTTACCGGTCAGGCACCCATGCGCGGCAACTTCAAGCTGGATGCGCCGCTGATCACCCCAGAGAACGCAGATCAGTTCTATTTCCCTGACAGCCCATTCTGA
- a CDS encoding AtuA-related protein: protein MTTVPLYRAAHGRTGDKGDRSNISVIAWRPELWELLVEQVTEAAVAKLFAHRSPTTIRRYLLPQLHAMNFVLDGVLDGGVNSALNLDAHGKSLSYLLLDLPIDVPEQLASLLVGENEPFLS, encoded by the coding sequence ATGACTACTGTACCTCTGTATCGCGCCGCCCATGGCCGCACTGGCGACAAAGGAGATCGCTCCAACATCAGCGTAATCGCCTGGAGGCCCGAGCTATGGGAATTGTTGGTGGAGCAGGTAACGGAAGCAGCCGTGGCCAAGCTGTTTGCCCATCGTTCTCCCACAACCATTCGACGCTACCTGCTTCCCCAACTACACGCAATGAACTTCGTGCTTGACGGTGTGTTGGACGGTGGTGTTAATAGTGCCTTAAACCTTGATGCACACGGCAAAAGCCTCTCGTACCTACTGCTGGATCTGCCGATCGACGTTCCAGAGCAATTGGCCTCGTTGCTGGTCGGCGAAAACGAGCCATTCTTATCTTGA
- a CDS encoding sugar ABC transporter ATP-binding protein yields the protein MAATLPITATAQMADTSTDPPALAAAGLTKTYGAITVLSNATLDIHAGEVHAIIGENGAGKSTLMKLLSGYVPPTEGRLLMAGQPVDFADAAVAEAAGVVLVHQEILLAPDLTVAENLFLGRELSRGAMVDDRAMNQRTAEVLASIGAHCRPRDRVGNLPLAQRQLAQIARALLEPRKVVIFDEPTAVLANDEVAALLDVVRGLRANGVAVLYISHRLDEVEALADRITVLRDGKMIGTWPASDLTQRKMAELMVGRELDVLYPAKRPQPSGSPLLSVDQLSVDHGAVEASFAVRRGEVLGIGGMIGSGRTELFEGLLGLRTAHAVRIDMADLPVQHRSVKDWREHGLVYLTEDRKGKGLLLEEPLAPNLTLQALDRVHTRLALDRSKETRALQKAVGDYDIRVGSLHLNAGQLSGGNQQKLLLAKVMMTDPSVVIIDEPTRGIDIGNKSQIYDFIDQLVRSGKACIVISSELPELVGLADRVLVMRAGRVVAELTGDHITEQNVVYAATSGDAHEASPQDRLNRNGAGDQNDKHNIEYPSG from the coding sequence ATGGCTGCCACGCTTCCCATAACCGCCACGGCCCAAATGGCAGACACGTCTACCGATCCGCCGGCGCTTGCTGCTGCGGGTCTGACCAAGACCTATGGCGCCATCACCGTGCTCTCCAATGCCACCTTGGATATCCACGCGGGCGAGGTCCACGCCATCATCGGCGAGAATGGTGCGGGCAAATCCACGCTCATGAAGCTGCTGTCCGGCTATGTGCCGCCCACGGAAGGCCGCCTGCTTATGGCCGGGCAGCCTGTTGACTTCGCAGATGCTGCGGTTGCGGAGGCTGCAGGCGTGGTGCTGGTGCACCAGGAAATCCTGCTGGCGCCAGACCTGACCGTTGCAGAGAATCTTTTCCTTGGTCGTGAGCTGTCGCGTGGTGCCATGGTCGACGACCGCGCCATGAACCAGCGTACTGCCGAAGTCCTTGCTTCCATCGGCGCGCACTGCCGCCCTCGCGACCGCGTGGGTAATCTCCCGCTGGCGCAACGGCAACTGGCACAAATTGCCCGGGCGCTGCTGGAACCGCGCAAGGTAGTGATATTTGATGAACCCACCGCCGTGCTGGCCAACGACGAAGTGGCGGCGCTGTTGGATGTCGTTCGCGGACTCAGGGCAAACGGCGTTGCGGTCCTTTATATTTCACATCGCCTGGACGAGGTCGAGGCGCTGGCTGATCGAATAACAGTGTTGCGCGACGGAAAAATGATAGGCACCTGGCCCGCGTCCGACCTGACGCAGCGCAAGATGGCTGAATTGATGGTCGGCCGCGAACTGGACGTGCTGTATCCGGCAAAACGTCCCCAGCCGTCGGGCAGTCCACTGCTGTCGGTGGACCAATTGTCTGTCGATCATGGCGCGGTAGAAGCCAGCTTCGCAGTTCGACGCGGCGAAGTCCTGGGTATCGGCGGCATGATAGGCTCCGGCCGCACCGAGCTATTCGAGGGGCTGTTGGGTCTTCGGACAGCTCATGCCGTCCGGATCGACATGGCGGACCTCCCCGTCCAGCACCGCTCCGTCAAGGATTGGCGGGAACACGGCCTGGTTTACCTGACCGAAGACCGCAAGGGCAAGGGCCTGTTGCTGGAAGAGCCGCTCGCACCCAACCTGACACTCCAGGCACTGGATCGTGTCCACACGCGCCTTGCGCTGGATCGAAGCAAAGAGACCCGAGCACTGCAAAAGGCAGTGGGCGACTACGACATACGCGTGGGATCGCTTCATCTGAATGCCGGTCAGCTGTCCGGTGGAAATCAGCAAAAACTGCTGCTGGCAAAGGTAATGATGACCGACCCCTCGGTCGTCATCATCGACGAGCCTACCCGCGGCATCGATATCGGCAACAAGAGTCAAATTTACGACTTCATCGACCAACTGGTTCGATCAGGCAAAGCCTGCATTGTGATTTCGTCGGAACTCCCCGAACTGGTCGGCCTTGCCGACCGGGTTCTGGTCATGCGTGCAGGCCGCGTCGTGGCCGAACTGACCGGCGATCACATTACCGAACAGAACGTCGTCTACGCAGCCACCAGCGGCGATGCACACGAGGCAAGCCCACAAGACCGTTTAAACAGAAACGGCGCAGGAGACCAAAATGACAAGCACAACATCGAATATCCCAGTGGCTAG
- a CDS encoding TRAP transporter permease has translation MAMHPLRSQAATALTLALSLFVLGTAIFGARDALVQRSIFLGLVILVALLRYPLLNGTPWWRLGVAIDAALGLLATASCVWVVLNADTIMNSLPTAGTLHIGMTIVLVVTILDLSRRAIGLIFPAMVAVGLAYALLGQHIPGPLGHRGFDVYFITETLLLSDIGLWGSLLGVAATIIAIFSLFGAFLLHSGGGATFMDLALRVSGRSTGGAAKIATIASGLFGMVSGSAVGNVATTGAFTIPLMKRLGYPASLAGAVEAVASTGGQLAPPIMGAAAFIMAEIIGSDYLSIAAAAALPAALFYWGVFATVHVTAQEEKLGQVPDDQIPAWATILRVDRLASIVLSIAGLTIGILQGMSLQTAAFYGIAGAVAGMFVAAVSQRLQSTSAKKSPPTEKHPNMLAPILRQARSALDEGATGLIIVGILLAGAQILVSMINLTGVGVTLSSMIVGDGNAPVLMIGLVVALVCMIMGMGIPTTAAYVLVAATLAPALIKIGVSPIAAHMFVFYYATLSVITPPVCVGVFVAAGLAGERWVAVARRAVTLGAVTYVIPFLFLLYPLMLTPSFSVGYFEAALSGAIFVASFAYLFGGARVSRWRFVDIAAWLSIAVLATVPTQAGLVLSAMGLALMIWLRHRHRVTSLSCQKAV, from the coding sequence ATGGCGATGCATCCTTTACGATCCCAAGCGGCAACTGCCCTGACCTTGGCCTTGAGTCTGTTTGTTCTAGGCACGGCGATCTTTGGCGCAAGGGACGCATTGGTTCAGCGGTCCATTTTCCTGGGTCTGGTCATTCTTGTGGCCTTGCTCAGATACCCATTGCTCAATGGCACACCGTGGTGGAGGCTGGGCGTTGCGATAGATGCAGCGCTTGGCCTGCTGGCCACCGCAAGCTGTGTGTGGGTCGTGCTTAACGCAGACACGATCATGAACAGTCTGCCCACTGCCGGCACGCTTCACATCGGCATGACCATTGTGCTAGTCGTAACCATACTCGATCTGTCACGACGAGCCATTGGTCTTATCTTTCCGGCCATGGTCGCCGTGGGACTGGCTTATGCGCTTCTGGGCCAGCATATTCCGGGGCCGCTGGGGCATCGCGGCTTTGACGTGTATTTCATTACCGAAACGCTGCTGCTTAGCGATATAGGCCTTTGGGGCTCATTGCTCGGGGTGGCGGCGACAATTATTGCGATCTTCTCTCTGTTCGGTGCATTTCTGCTGCATTCGGGTGGCGGCGCCACGTTTATGGATCTGGCCCTGCGTGTCAGCGGTCGGTCCACTGGGGGGGCGGCCAAGATCGCAACCATCGCTTCGGGGTTATTCGGCATGGTCAGTGGCAGCGCGGTCGGCAACGTCGCGACCACGGGCGCCTTTACGATTCCCTTGATGAAGCGGCTGGGCTATCCGGCGTCCCTTGCCGGCGCAGTCGAGGCGGTTGCCTCGACTGGCGGCCAACTGGCGCCTCCCATCATGGGCGCAGCTGCCTTCATCATGGCGGAAATCATCGGCAGCGACTACCTGTCAATCGCTGCGGCAGCCGCGCTACCGGCGGCACTGTTCTATTGGGGTGTCTTTGCCACCGTGCATGTCACGGCACAAGAAGAGAAGCTGGGGCAAGTGCCTGATGATCAGATTCCAGCATGGGCGACTATTCTGCGTGTCGACCGGCTGGCTTCTATCGTCTTGTCGATTGCTGGACTGACCATCGGTATTCTGCAAGGTATGTCACTGCAGACGGCGGCGTTTTATGGCATTGCGGGTGCAGTGGCCGGCATGTTCGTGGCAGCAGTCTCGCAACGACTGCAATCGACTTCTGCCAAGAAGTCACCCCCTACGGAAAAGCATCCGAACATGCTAGCGCCCATACTGCGCCAAGCTCGCAGCGCGTTGGACGAGGGGGCGACCGGACTGATCATCGTCGGTATTCTGCTTGCAGGCGCGCAAATTCTAGTGTCCATGATCAACCTCACCGGGGTCGGCGTAACGCTGTCATCGATGATTGTGGGCGACGGTAACGCACCTGTACTGATGATCGGTCTGGTTGTCGCGCTAGTATGCATGATTATGGGCATGGGCATTCCCACAACTGCTGCCTATGTGCTGGTCGCGGCAACACTCGCGCCCGCGCTCATTAAAATTGGCGTCAGTCCCATCGCGGCACACATGTTCGTCTTTTACTACGCGACTTTGTCTGTCATCACCCCGCCCGTTTGCGTGGGAGTCTTCGTGGCGGCGGGATTGGCGGGCGAGCGTTGGGTAGCCGTTGCACGCCGGGCAGTCACGCTAGGGGCTGTCACCTATGTCATCCCGTTTTTGTTCCTGTTGTACCCGCTTATGCTCACCCCCAGCTTCAGTGTGGGCTATTTCGAAGCTGCGCTTAGCGGCGCCATATTCGTGGCATCGTTTGCCTATCTCTTTGGTGGCGCACGCGTCAGCCGTTGGCGGTTTGTCGACATCGCCGCGTGGCTGTCCATTGCCGTCCTGGCCACCGTTCCAACGCAAGCAGGCCTTGTTCTTTCTGCAATGGGCCTGGCCTTGATGATCTGGCTGCGGCATCGACACCGGGTCACAAGCCTTTCTTGTCAGAAGGCTGTTTAA
- a CDS encoding GntR family transcriptional regulator, with translation MVALREKQAGALVRPPSVVDGVYDSIYERLMSLEIAPGARMPIDVIARELNVSQTPVREALSRLEREGLVHKAHLIGYSAAPQLGRKQFEDLFNFRLLVEPEGARLAALNMTPVALNHIEEIAADMAHGDAPVDRTSRYSRFARTDAHFHDEILRIAGNEVIRSTLFNQHVHLHLFRLMFHSRVTQEALEEHENLLAAFRARNAAAAEAAMRVHIERSRDRLMLAFE, from the coding sequence ATGGTAGCGCTACGAGAAAAGCAGGCTGGGGCATTGGTACGCCCGCCAAGTGTGGTGGACGGTGTCTACGACAGCATCTACGAACGCCTTATGTCACTGGAGATCGCTCCCGGTGCGCGCATGCCAATCGACGTCATCGCGCGCGAGCTGAACGTGTCCCAGACGCCGGTTCGCGAGGCGCTCTCGCGGCTAGAGCGCGAGGGCCTGGTTCACAAGGCGCACCTGATTGGCTACAGCGCCGCCCCACAACTGGGGCGCAAGCAATTCGAGGATTTATTCAACTTCCGTCTGCTGGTAGAGCCCGAGGGCGCCCGATTGGCTGCCCTCAACATGACCCCCGTTGCGCTTAACCACATTGAAGAGATTGCCGCCGACATGGCGCATGGCGATGCGCCAGTCGACCGAACCAGTCGCTACTCGCGCTTTGCCCGTACCGATGCGCATTTTCATGACGAAATTCTGCGCATCGCCGGAAATGAAGTCATCCGCTCAACGCTATTCAACCAGCACGTCCACCTGCATTTGTTCCGCCTGATGTTCCATAGCCGGGTCACCCAAGAGGCACTCGAAGAACACGAGAACCTGTTGGCAGCCTTTCGTGCGCGCAATGCCGCGGCTGCAGAAGCGGCGATGCGCGTACACATAGAGCGTTCGCGCGACCGGTTAATGCTGGCCTTCGAATAA
- a CDS encoding DJ-1/PfpI family protein encodes MNGKKILMLCGEFTEEYEIFVFQQGMEAVGHTVHVICPDKKAGEMIQTSLHDFEGHQTYIERFGHLAEINKTFSEVNLDEYDAVYCAGGRGPEYIRTDKRIQAMVRHFHEEKKPIFTICHGVQILVAVDGVIRGKKVAALGACEPEVILAGGTYIDVKPHEAYVDGTMVSAKGWTGLAAFMRECMKVLGTQITHT; translated from the coding sequence ATGAACGGCAAGAAAATCCTCATGCTTTGCGGTGAATTCACCGAGGAATATGAGATCTTTGTTTTCCAGCAAGGCATGGAGGCCGTAGGCCATACCGTCCATGTCATTTGCCCGGATAAAAAGGCGGGCGAGATGATCCAGACATCGCTGCATGACTTCGAGGGACACCAAACCTATATCGAGCGCTTCGGGCATCTGGCCGAAATCAACAAGACCTTCTCCGAGGTGAACCTGGACGAATACGACGCGGTATATTGCGCCGGCGGGCGCGGGCCGGAATACATCCGGACCGACAAGCGCATTCAAGCCATGGTCCGTCATTTCCACGAAGAGAAAAAGCCCATCTTCACGATATGCCATGGTGTTCAGATCCTCGTCGCGGTAGACGGGGTCATTCGTGGCAAGAAAGTGGCGGCCCTGGGCGCCTGCGAGCCGGAAGTCATTCTGGCGGGCGGCACCTATATCGACGTCAAGCCGCATGAGGCCTATGTCGACGGCACCATGGTCTCGGCCAAAGGCTGGACGGGTCTGGCCGCTTTCATGCGCGAATGCATGAAAGTACTGGGAACCCAGATCACGCATACGTAA
- a CDS encoding ABC transporter permease gives MTSTTSNIPVARPSGRIPWAALGPFIALAIVLLVGVMLNTNFATGTNIANVVTRSAFIAIIAIGATFVISSGCLDLSVGSMMAFVTGIMILIMNRFEPSMGANAIFMGAGAGLVVGAACGLLNGVIVTVGKIEPFIATLGTMGIFRALITWMSDGGSIPMDRALRDPYRPIYFGDVLGIPIPVAITLAVALVGAFILYRTKYGRRCTAVGSSADVARFSGVSVTKVRTMAFVIQGLCVAIAAICYIPRLGAATPTTGQLWELQVITAVVIGGTLLRGGKARIWGTVAGALILEVIANLMVLSNMVSEYLVAAVQGVIIILAMLAHRFIK, from the coding sequence ATGACAAGCACAACATCGAATATCCCAGTGGCTAGGCCTTCTGGCCGCATCCCCTGGGCCGCCTTGGGCCCATTCATTGCCTTGGCAATAGTGCTGTTGGTCGGCGTCATGCTGAACACCAACTTCGCTACCGGGACCAACATTGCCAACGTGGTGACACGTTCGGCGTTCATCGCCATTATCGCCATTGGCGCGACCTTCGTGATCTCGTCGGGCTGCCTGGATCTGTCGGTGGGCTCCATGATGGCCTTCGTAACCGGCATCATGATACTGATCATGAATCGGTTTGAACCCTCGATGGGCGCCAATGCGATCTTCATGGGGGCGGGCGCAGGTCTGGTGGTCGGTGCCGCCTGTGGGCTGCTGAACGGGGTGATCGTCACCGTAGGCAAGATCGAACCCTTTATTGCCACGCTGGGCACCATGGGGATCTTCCGCGCGCTGATCACATGGATGTCCGACGGCGGCTCTATCCCCATGGATAGGGCGCTGCGCGATCCTTACCGCCCGATTTACTTCGGCGACGTATTGGGCATTCCGATACCGGTGGCCATTACCTTGGCCGTGGCGCTGGTCGGTGCCTTCATCCTGTATCGCACCAAATACGGGCGCCGTTGCACGGCCGTGGGATCCAGTGCCGATGTTGCCCGCTTCTCGGGCGTGTCGGTTACCAAGGTTCGGACCATGGCTTTTGTCATACAGGGGCTGTGCGTGGCCATCGCCGCGATCTGCTATATCCCGCGTCTGGGCGCCGCGACGCCCACCACCGGCCAGCTATGGGAACTGCAGGTGATCACCGCCGTGGTGATCGGCGGCACGCTGCTACGCGGTGGCAAAGCCCGAATCTGGGGAACCGTCGCCGGTGCATTGATTCTGGAGGTAATCGCGAACCTGATGGTGCTGTCCAACATGGTTTCCGAATACCTCGTCGCCGCCGTGCAAGGCGTGATCATTATCCTCGCGATGCTTGCGCATCGCTTCATCAAGTAG